A segment of the Carya illinoinensis cultivar Pawnee chromosome 1, C.illinoinensisPawnee_v1, whole genome shotgun sequence genome:
TTGCTTGTTCCATCTCATAGACAACGTAATCATTGAGAATGAGGAACATCTATCTCATATGtttagataatataatatttcattGCCTGCATTCAATTACTAGCCAGTTTAGAGAGCCATCATGATTTCTACTCATACGAGTTGGTTTTTAACCTGGTACATTTTACTTCATCCAATGTAGGCCTGGAACAGGTATAGAGCTGCGAATTCAAGCTTAATTGATACAGAAAATGGACTTTCAAGCTTTCAGCTTTTCCTCTGTGGATTGGCCGCAGGGACTTGTGCGAAACTTGTCTGTCATCCACTTGATGTGGTCAAGAAAAGATTCCAGGTAGATCTCTAGCATTCTTGAAATCTCAGTTATAGCATTATGATCCTGTTAGTTCTTTATCTCATTTTGGGCAAGTACTGTTAGGTTCTTCTAAATGTTATAAATTAACTGCACCTACCACCAAATTGTTCCTGCAATCACCTGGATGATATTTGTTTTACTGTTACTTCAGAACCAAAAGTTTATTTATTAacctttttgcttcttttgttgCTTTTTGTTCATAGTTCTTAGTTAAGTTACATTTAATTAATACCTGTCTAGCAATTTCAAAGAGGATTGGAAATTAGAAAGACAAGAAAACACTTAAATGGTTTTCTTGTTTCCCTCCTTGCCAACTTGGATGTTTACAGTCTTCCTTGGTTTGGGCCAAATGCAGATCGAAGGACTACCGAGGCACCCCAGATATGGTGCTCGAGTTGAGCATCATGCTTATAGAAATATGTTGCATGCAGTTCGCCAAATCTTACAGTTGGAGGGTTGGGCTGGTCTTTATAAAGGCATAGTCCCATCAACAGTCAAAGCTGCACCAGCTGGTGCTGTAACGTTTGTAGCTTATGAATACGCATCAGACTGGTTAGAGTCCATTTCGACTTGAAAGTATCCCGACTTTCGTTACCCttttcatcatattttttttttttttttgtttttagtctCAATATTTTTGGTATGGAAATATTTATTACTCCTCATAGAAGTCAAGGATGGGGAAAGTATACTCATTCGATTTAGATGCAGTCAGTCATATGGCAATAGGCCATAGAGAAAATATATACTTGTAAGAGACGGCAGAAAGTGGTTGAGGCTAGGGCAAACCTAATTTTTGGTGGCTGTATTTGAGATGTTGAatggtaaatttattttaaaaatatatcattggTTACGGTGGGCTGTCCTTCAGAAGTCTCTTGATGATTTTCCGtcttcttgtttgtttgttggacGAATGTTTGGTAATAGCAATGGTTAATCTTCGAGTCAACGCCATTGAAATCAAGTCATCGACACGATTGGGGGCTATCATGACCTGATTTTGACATTCAACCTGATTGAAAGTGAGTGGtactagaagaagaaaaatgttgTTGCATTTGTCTGCAATGAACAGAGCATGTCCAGATATTCTTGGATTCAGTGATCCACTTGCCCATCCTACTCAATGCTTCTCTTCCGCGATTAGAAAATTACATGGGAAGTTGGAACTAGGGAGAGAGCTAGAGAGAGATGGGGGGGTTGATGACAACATCACCATCAAGAGTTGCGATTTTCTTGCAAGaccaaaacaagaaaccacTGCTCCATACCTAACATTATAAACACAAGTCCTGTGATTGGACTTACCATCATCGTAGCAACTCGTGCAAAGAGATTGGAAACCGGTTCCCCAACCCTGTCCATTCAACAACAAATTCTCATCCTGTGGGTTAATAAAATGATTAACCCATTCTGTgggttaataaaataataaattctcatTTTATGGATTAATAAAATGggttataaagttatttttattaaaaagtaaatttaacagATTCTAGAAAGTTATGTCAGTTTATAAGTttactttatataatttctttctgtatgtagcagttctctaataaaatatgtttaaaagttAAAGTGCCCAGCTTATAATGCCCTACCTACAGAATGAGATCAATTaaaattgagcttgaaatttctaatttatGCTTTAAATTAGGATATCTACTGTttaatgaaagtttatgaaaccTTCAAAACCATCTCTTATTCAACAGAATTCTGCTGAGCAAGTGGAAGTTAAAGATCTTCAtgtattgtttttatgtttGCTGCTATCCTCTGGAGGCAGTGATAGGGACTGCAAAATCCTTTCAACCTGTGCCATGTCAACTCGGAATTTTTCAGCAATCTGTTGGACGTTCATAGGTCCGTCATTGTCGTCAGCTTTGCCTTGGTGCAGGAGGATGATGTGGCGCAGCTGTGCCACATTCAGACTTCCCGCAGGGACCGGTCTTTCCTCATAAGTTCCAGAATCCGGTTTTGTATTTCGCAGTTTTGGCATGGGTTTactatacttttccaccacAGATGCCTGCAACATTAGTAACAAAAACATGGAACAAATTAACCATCCAGACCATTTACCAGCTCTGGAAGGCACTCACTGTCTTATACAATTCAATTGGTTTAGTCAAAGTGAACATGAACAAAGAGGATCCCATCCGCAGACACTGAAGAATATTGTAATTGGTTGCAGActtcaattttgaaaaatacaccAAACCGAACTCTTTTGCACTAATATCAATCTcccaaaacaaacataaaaggCTCAGTCTATTGGTAATATGTCACTTCAATGTTTAGCCTTTAACGTGTCTACAATGCCTGAAAGTAcacaaaccattttttttttttttaaatcaatgcTCGATGCAAATGAGCAGCATGGAAgtgcaccatttttttttttgataagtgcaTGGAAGTGCACCATTGAATTTCACTAaatcaaaaagagagaaatttgaGGTTGGGGGGATTTTCTCTTAGAATCTGAGAGTTATGATAACGCCCAAGGAAAGTCTAAACATTTGTGGACAAATTACAGTGCGGGCTatagtgttataaaaaaaaaataaaaaaataaaaaagaagaagaagaagaagaagaagaagaagaagttatgCAAAGAACAGCAGTAACTACCTCTCCAATCTCAGGCTTCCCTCCAGGCTTTGACGTAATTCTACCAACCATTTGATTAAGCATGGCATCATACTTTGGATTTCGATCTTCAAGCACATTTTCGGCATTGATTCTTGAGGTTCCATctaaaaattgaataaacaaAGTGTGTATTGAATTTAGCATCCTTGATCTTAATAATCATCTCATATAAGTCTATGACACACTTACTCACCTGCAATGGCACacttaaaaaataagaagaaaaaactgtgaggatgagaattttgaatttggtaGTAAGAggagaatttttagttttaagatgaattttaatattattattttagaatttgaaaaagttaaagaaaaaattaattaatttattatattttatacagaaatttgaaaaaattgtaaagatgagatgagaattttaaatttaagatgaaaattttgaaggcCAAATCATActaaaaacctttttttttccccaaattcAAAGCTCAATCTGAATTCCAGAACAAGAAACAGCTTATAGTAGTTGAAATCGAATACACCACCAACCAAATCCCCCTCAAACTCCGCATTCCATAAAATGATCACAAAAAAGGCGCGCATAACCTCAAGCTCACCAGAATGATCAAGAGCGCCATGGTCGCCGGTCTTCGATATATTCAGATCGTCGCTGGGGCCCACTATCGGTGATCGCCTGTCGACGACGCTATTAGATTTTGACGAGGTGGACGGCATCGGATCGATACTAGAAGATGTACGGATTCTTCCAGATGCTCGACGGAAGGCCTGACCCATTCCTTTTTCACATAACGCAAACTCTAGGTTCCAAATTTCCAATTTTGGaacgaagaagaaaactgaCTATGGAGGACAGACCGTGCCCACACTGCAATATCCGGACCACGTGGCTCGTTGCCTTGTTTAAGATTCTCCTCATTCATTGCTTCTTAGATTGATAGAATCAGATACTCTGTCTCATCGTCAGtgacataaaataattaaaaaatatatatttatttattgttataaaactatcgaaaggagagagagatagaactcagagaagttatgaaacttatgaatttcttaaagaattcaacgatatatataggcgtacaaagggaactatgcaagttactatgcagtactatgctggtactgtgcatatttactatgcagtactatgcactgtgcgatgtcggccatttactatgccagttactatgcagtactatgctggcactatgcgcactgtgcgatgtcggccatttactatgctagttactatgcagtactatgctggcactatgcacactgtgcgatgtcggccatttactatgccagttactatgcagtactatgctggcactatgcactagagagagatagaactcagagaagttatgaaacttataaatttcttaaagaattcaacgatatatataggcgtacaaagggaactatgcaagttactatgcagtactatgctggtactgtgcatatttactatgcagtaggcgtacaaagggaactatgcaagttactatgcagtactatgctggtactgtgcatatttactatgcagtactatgcactgtgcgatgtcggccatttactatgccagttactatgcagtactatgctggcactatgcgcactgtgcgatgtcggccatgtactatgccagttactatgcagtactatgctggcactatgcacactgtgcgatgtcggccatttactatgccagttactatgcagtactatgctggcactatgcactgtgcattt
Coding sequences within it:
- the LOC122318874 gene encoding uncharacterized protein LOC122318874, which gives rise to MGQAFRRASGRIRTSSSIDPMPSTSSKSNSVVDRRSPIVGPSDDLNISKTGDHGALDHSDGTSRINAENVLEDRNPKYDAMLNQMVGRITSKPGGKPEIGEASVVEKYSKPMPKLRNTKPDSGTYEERPVPAGSLNVAQLRHIILLHQGKADDNDGPMNVQQIAEKFRVDMAQVERILQSLSLPPEDSSKHKNNT